The proteins below come from a single Tepidisphaeraceae bacterium genomic window:
- the atpA gene encoding F0F1 ATP synthase subunit alpha, with protein sequence MAINVAEITSILKNEIAGFEQQVQVSSVGTVIEVGDGIARVYGLQNAMAGELLEFENGTMGQVFNLEEESIGAVIFGNYLEIKEGDQVKSTGRLLEVPVGAGMIGRVVNPLGQAIDGGPAITGTESRKLDIVAPGIAERQPVTEPLQTGIKAIDAMIPIGRGQRELIIGDRKTGKTAIAIDAIIAQKGKGVKCFYVAIGQKESTVAGIVEVLRAAGAMEYTTVVVASASDPAPLQYIAPYAGTAMAEFFMWKGEATLCVYDDLSKQAAAYRQLSLLLRRPPGREAYPGDVFYLHSRLLERAVKLSKENGGGSLTALPIIETQDGDVSAYIPTNVISITDGQIYLEPELFFAGVRPAVNVGISVSRVGGNAQTKAMKKIAGSLKLDLSAYRDLEAFAQLGTELDKATQSQLDRGARLVELLKQPQYRPMSFEQQVLVIYAGTKGYMDDVPVSRIQEFQNSFLTYVDQQAADLRSDLATKKELNDDIEGKLKAALNDFKAKVWKK encoded by the coding sequence ATGGCAATCAACGTAGCCGAAATCACCAGCATCCTGAAGAACGAGATCGCTGGCTTTGAACAGCAGGTCCAAGTTTCCAGCGTCGGCACCGTGATCGAGGTCGGCGATGGCATCGCCCGCGTCTACGGCCTGCAGAACGCGATGGCCGGTGAACTGCTGGAGTTCGAGAACGGCACGATGGGCCAGGTCTTCAACCTCGAAGAGGAGTCGATCGGCGCCGTCATCTTCGGCAACTACCTCGAAATCAAGGAAGGCGACCAGGTCAAGAGCACCGGCCGCCTGCTGGAAGTGCCGGTCGGCGCGGGCATGATCGGCCGCGTGGTCAACCCGCTGGGTCAGGCCATCGACGGCGGCCCCGCGATCACCGGCACCGAGTCGCGCAAGCTCGACATCGTCGCCCCCGGCATCGCCGAGCGGCAGCCCGTCACCGAACCCCTGCAGACCGGCATCAAGGCGATCGACGCCATGATCCCGATCGGCCGTGGCCAGCGCGAGCTGATCATCGGCGACCGCAAGACCGGCAAGACCGCCATCGCGATCGACGCGATCATCGCCCAGAAGGGCAAGGGCGTGAAGTGTTTCTACGTCGCGATCGGTCAGAAGGAATCGACCGTCGCCGGCATCGTGGAAGTGCTGCGGGCCGCCGGCGCGATGGAGTACACCACCGTCGTCGTCGCCAGCGCATCCGATCCCGCCCCGCTGCAGTACATCGCCCCTTACGCGGGCACGGCCATGGCCGAGTTCTTCATGTGGAAGGGTGAGGCGACCCTCTGCGTGTACGACGACCTTTCCAAGCAGGCCGCCGCCTACCGCCAGCTGTCGCTGCTGTTGCGTCGCCCGCCCGGTCGCGAGGCCTACCCCGGCGACGTCTTCTACCTCCACAGCCGCCTGCTCGAGCGCGCCGTGAAGCTGTCCAAGGAAAACGGCGGCGGCAGCCTGACCGCCCTGCCGATCATCGAGACGCAGGACGGTGACGTGTCGGCGTACATCCCGACGAACGTCATCAGCATCACCGACGGCCAGATCTACCTCGAACCCGAACTCTTCTTCGCCGGCGTACGCCCGGCCGTCAACGTCGGCATCTCGGTGTCGCGCGTCGGTGGCAACGCCCAGACGAAGGCCATGAAGAAGATCGCCGGCTCGCTGAAGCTCGATTTGTCCGCCTACCGCGACCTAGAGGCCTTCGCCCAGCTCGGCACCGAGTTGGACAAGGCCACGCAATCCCAGCTCGACCGCGGCGCGCGACTTGTGGAACTGCTGAAGCAGCCGCAGTACCGCCCGATGTCGTTCGAGCAGCAGGTGCTGGTCATCTACGCCGGCACGAAGGGCTACATGGACGACGTCCCCGTCAGCCGCATTCAGGAGTTCCAGAACAGCTTCCTGACCTACGTCGACCAACAGGCCGCCGACCTGCGATCTGACCTGGCGACGAAGAAGGAGCTAAACGACGACATCGAAGGCAAGCTGAAGGCCGCGCTGAACGACTTCAAGGCGAAGGTCTGGAAAAAGTAA
- a CDS encoding YajQ family cyclic di-GMP-binding protein, whose protein sequence is MAADPSFDIVSEINLQEMDNAVQQAIKEIITRFDFKGTAAGISELNRKDKELTLTADAEQQLESVKQVLIAKMIKRGVDQKVLDYQKLEHATHNTVRMKVKLKEGIEKDVSKEIQKGIKELKLKVNASIQGEALRVSGAKRDDLQAVIAHLKANPPEVPIQFKNFR, encoded by the coding sequence ATGGCAGCCGACCCCTCATTCGACATCGTGTCCGAGATCAACCTGCAGGAGATGGACAACGCGGTCCAGCAGGCGATCAAGGAGATCATCACCCGCTTCGACTTCAAGGGGACGGCGGCGGGCATCTCGGAGCTGAACCGCAAGGACAAGGAGCTGACGCTGACGGCCGACGCGGAGCAGCAGTTGGAGTCGGTCAAGCAGGTGCTGATCGCCAAGATGATCAAGCGCGGCGTCGACCAGAAGGTGCTGGACTACCAGAAGCTCGAACACGCCACCCACAACACCGTCCGCATGAAGGTGAAGCTGAAGGAGGGGATCGAAAAGGACGTGTCGAAGGAGATCCAGAAGGGCATTAAGGAACTGAAGCTGAAGGTGAACGCGAGCATTCAAGGCGAGGCGCTGCGCGTCAGCGGGGCCAAGCGGGATGACCTGCAGGCGGTGATCGCCCACCTGAAGGCGAACCCGCCGGAGGTGCCGATTCAGTTTAAGAACTTCAGGTAG
- a CDS encoding nucleotidyltransferase family protein gives MVRKQDILRRRGEIIAVAARYGASDLRLFGSVARGDATETSDVDFLVRFEPGRSLFDQGGLLMDLRELLGVDVDVVSEGALSGRFGEIVRQEAVPLWGLEMASGPQPCLRILTDHKPYRG, from the coding sequence GTGGTACGCAAGCAGGACATCCTCCGGCGGCGCGGCGAGATCATCGCGGTGGCGGCGCGGTACGGGGCGTCGGACCTGCGGCTGTTCGGTTCGGTGGCGCGAGGCGACGCGACCGAGACGTCGGACGTGGATTTCCTGGTGCGCTTCGAGCCAGGCCGTTCGCTGTTTGACCAAGGCGGGCTGCTGATGGACCTGCGCGAACTGCTGGGGGTCGATGTCGACGTGGTCTCGGAAGGCGCGTTGTCCGGGCGGTTCGGGGAGATCGTCCGCCAGGAGGCCGTGCCGCTTTGGGGTCTGGAAATGGCGTCGGGTCCGCAGCCATGCCTGCGAATCCTCACCGATCACAAGCCATACCGAGGGTAA
- a CDS encoding DUF4174 domain-containing protein encodes MRTTILTHLLMLLAIFSVTSGCESTAETPAMPPSSQPTTIDLSTYQWQNRVIVIFAPAATDANAVQQRTSLNADPQAIGDRDLVIVEVIGDRHHTAAVRQQYGVPTSQFTVLLIGKDAGEKLRATEPVEPAAIFRLIDSMPMRQREMRR; translated from the coding sequence ATGCGGACGACGATCCTCACCCACCTGCTCATGCTTCTCGCGATCTTTTCCGTCACGAGCGGCTGCGAGTCGACCGCGGAGACGCCCGCCATGCCACCGTCATCCCAACCCACAACCATCGATCTATCCACCTACCAGTGGCAGAACCGCGTGATCGTGATCTTCGCGCCCGCGGCGACCGACGCGAACGCCGTCCAACAGCGCACGTCCCTCAACGCCGACCCGCAAGCTATCGGCGATCGCGACCTCGTCATCGTCGAAGTGATCGGCGACCGGCACCACACCGCTGCGGTGCGGCAGCAGTACGGCGTGCCAACCAGCCAATTCACCGTCCTGCTCATCGGCAAAGACGCCGGCGAGAAGCTGCGCGCCACCGAACCCGTCGAACCAGCTGCCATCTTCCGCCTGATCGATTCGATGCCCATGCGACAACGCGAGATGCGGCGATAA
- a CDS encoding bifunctional rhamnulose-1-phosphate aldolase/short-chain dehydrogenase — protein sequence MSNYKHVNYLWNDAEAAKLDAVGRLVYRSNLLGADQRITNTGGGNTSSKISETDPLTGEPTEVLWVKGSGGDLRTSKRENFSSLYQSKLIGLQASYAKADKKGPKTPAEDAMVGMYSHATFNLNPRPSSIDTPLHSFIPFKFVDHMHPNAAISIAASRNSERLTREVYGDDVVWLPWLRPGFELGLMMQEAVKKHPKAKGFIMGQHGLINWANDDKECYELTLSLIEKAALYIESKDKGDKTFGGQKYAALDEQKRNATLAAILPWLRGQVSKKRRFVGTVQTDATIQRFVNSVDAPRLAELGTSCPDHFLRTKIKPLYVAWNPQAEDVAALKAKLTAGLEQYRKDYAAYYEKCKHADSPAMRDPNPTVVLIPGLGMIAWGKDKSESRVTAEFYNCAVEVMRGAEAMDEYIALPQQEAFDIEYWLLEEAKLKRMPAEKELAGKVIAVIGAGSGIGREVAHRLVKDGATIVAVDLNQAAADATAKQITDKVGLGIGVAGSGISGCGQAVGIAADITKRDSVRQMLDNVALAYGGFDGIAITAGIFVSPDTTGRIPDDKWGLTFMINVTGAYIVADESAKTFKEQGLTGSIVLTTSANAVVAKKGSVAYDTSKAAANHLVRELAIELSPIVRVNGVAPATVVQGSAMFPRDRVIASLAKYNIPYTEDEADDSLTSKLSQFYADRTLTKAPITPADQAEAYFIWFSDRLSKTTGQILTVDGGLHEAFLR from the coding sequence ATGAGCAACTACAAACACGTTAACTATCTCTGGAACGACGCCGAGGCCGCCAAGCTGGATGCGGTGGGGCGGCTCGTCTATCGATCGAACCTGCTCGGCGCCGATCAGCGCATCACCAACACCGGCGGCGGCAACACGTCGTCGAAGATCTCTGAAACCGACCCGCTCACTGGCGAGCCCACCGAGGTGCTCTGGGTGAAGGGCAGCGGTGGCGATCTACGCACCAGCAAGCGCGAGAACTTCTCCTCGCTGTACCAGTCGAAGCTGATCGGCCTGCAAGCCAGCTACGCCAAGGCCGACAAGAAAGGCCCGAAGACGCCGGCCGAGGACGCGATGGTGGGCATGTACAGCCACGCCACGTTCAACCTGAACCCACGGCCCAGCAGCATCGACACGCCGCTGCACAGCTTTATCCCGTTCAAGTTCGTCGACCACATGCACCCGAACGCCGCCATCTCGATCGCGGCATCGCGCAACAGCGAGAGGCTCACCCGCGAGGTGTACGGCGACGACGTCGTCTGGCTGCCTTGGCTACGCCCCGGCTTCGAACTCGGCCTGATGATGCAAGAGGCCGTGAAGAAGCACCCCAAGGCCAAGGGCTTCATCATGGGCCAGCACGGGCTGATTAACTGGGCCAACGATGACAAGGAATGCTACGAGCTCACCCTCTCGCTGATCGAGAAGGCCGCGCTGTACATCGAAAGCAAGGACAAGGGCGACAAGACCTTCGGCGGGCAGAAGTACGCTGCGCTGGACGAGCAAAAGCGCAACGCCACACTTGCGGCCATCCTTCCCTGGCTGCGCGGGCAGGTCAGCAAGAAGCGCCGCTTCGTGGGCACCGTGCAGACCGATGCGACCATTCAACGTTTCGTCAACAGCGTCGACGCGCCGCGACTGGCGGAACTTGGCACGAGCTGTCCCGACCACTTCCTGCGCACGAAGATCAAGCCGCTCTACGTCGCGTGGAACCCGCAGGCGGAAGACGTCGCGGCGCTGAAGGCGAAGCTGACGGCCGGCCTCGAACAGTATCGCAAGGACTACGCTGCGTATTACGAGAAGTGCAAGCACGCCGACTCGCCCGCGATGCGCGACCCGAATCCCACGGTCGTGCTCATCCCCGGCCTCGGCATGATCGCCTGGGGCAAGGACAAGAGCGAAAGCCGCGTGACGGCCGAGTTCTATAACTGCGCGGTCGAAGTGATGCGCGGGGCCGAGGCGATGGATGAATACATCGCGCTGCCGCAGCAGGAAGCGTTCGACATTGAATACTGGTTGCTCGAAGAGGCGAAGCTGAAGCGCATGCCCGCCGAGAAGGAACTGGCTGGCAAGGTCATCGCCGTCATCGGCGCCGGCAGCGGCATCGGGCGGGAAGTCGCGCATCGGCTGGTGAAGGACGGCGCCACGATCGTCGCCGTCGACCTGAACCAAGCTGCCGCCGATGCCACCGCCAAGCAGATCACCGACAAGGTCGGGCTTGGCATCGGCGTCGCGGGCAGTGGCATCAGCGGCTGCGGGCAGGCGGTCGGCATCGCGGCCGACATCACGAAGCGCGACAGCGTGCGGCAGATGCTCGACAACGTCGCCTTAGCCTACGGCGGGTTCGACGGTATCGCCATCACCGCGGGCATCTTCGTCTCGCCCGACACCACGGGCCGCATCCCCGACGACAAGTGGGGCCTGACGTTCATGATCAACGTCACCGGCGCCTACATCGTCGCCGACGAATCCGCCAAGACCTTCAAGGAGCAGGGCCTTACCGGCAGCATCGTGCTGACCACCAGCGCCAACGCCGTCGTCGCCAAGAAGGGCAGCGTCGCCTACGACACCAGCAAGGCCGCCGCCAACCATCTGGTGCGCGAACTTGCGATCGAGCTGTCCCCCATCGTCCGCGTGAACGGCGTCGCCCCGGCCACCGTGGTTCAGGGCAGCGCCATGTTCCCCCGCGACCGCGTGATCGCTTCGCTGGCCAAGTACAACATCCCGTACACCGAGGACGAGGCCGACGACTCGCTGACCTCCAAGCTCAGCCAATTCTACGCCGACCGCACCCTCACCAAGGCCCCGATCACGCCCGCCGACCAGGCCGAGGCCTACTTCATCTGGTTCAGCGATCGCCTGAGCAAAACCACCGGGCAAATCCTCACCGTGGATGGTGGATTGCACGAGGCGTTCTTGCGCTAG
- a CDS encoding class II aldolase/adducin family protein, with the protein MASTNASEKRAELIALSRDLGREDRKLAILGEGNTSAKVSDDTFLVKASGSQLGKLDEAGVVECRFAPLMAMLERNDLDDAAVDQALLDARVDANSRKPSVEAVFHAYLLSLPGMNYVAHTHPIAVNGILCSPRAADYATKRTFPDEIVCCGSESVLVPYTDPGLVLAKAIRQGVTDFIKRNDAPPRIILLTNHGLIAPAATAAGTMVATLMATKAAEIFTNAAAMGGPIFLSPENVARIEGRKDEHYRRKALNL; encoded by the coding sequence GTGGCATCGACCAACGCATCCGAAAAACGAGCTGAATTGATCGCGCTGTCGCGCGACCTGGGCCGCGAGGACCGCAAGCTCGCCATTCTCGGCGAGGGCAACACGTCGGCGAAGGTGTCCGACGACACGTTCCTCGTCAAAGCCAGCGGCAGTCAGCTCGGCAAACTGGACGAGGCGGGCGTGGTCGAGTGCCGCTTCGCGCCGCTGATGGCGATGCTGGAACGAAACGATCTGGACGACGCCGCCGTCGATCAGGCGCTGCTGGATGCTCGCGTGGACGCGAACAGCCGTAAGCCATCGGTCGAGGCGGTCTTTCACGCGTACCTGCTGTCGCTGCCGGGCATGAACTACGTCGCCCATACGCACCCGATCGCCGTCAACGGCATCCTCTGTTCACCGCGGGCCGCGGATTACGCGACGAAGCGAACGTTCCCCGACGAGATCGTCTGCTGCGGCAGCGAGTCGGTGCTGGTGCCGTATACGGACCCCGGGCTGGTGCTGGCCAAGGCGATTCGGCAGGGCGTGACGGACTTCATCAAGCGGAACGACGCGCCGCCGCGCATCATCCTGCTGACCAACCACGGCCTGATCGCGCCCGCCGCCACCGCCGCCGGTACGATGGTCGCGACGTTGATGGCGACGAAGGCCGCCGAGATCTTCACCAACGCCGCGGCGATGGGCGGACCGATCTTCCTGTCGCCCGAAAACGTGGCGCGCATCGAGGGCCGCAAGGACGAACACTATCGGCGGAAGGCATTGAACCTGTAA
- a CDS encoding DeoR/GlpR family DNA-binding transcription regulator, with amino-acid sequence MPRVSQSVIDERRQAMTLLLRDRAYLPVAELCKRFRISEATARRDLEALSRQKSIVRTFGGAMADYDQRFAPFADRLKVAATAKARIAARAVELIESGMTIFLDAGTTLFTVADLLRKRPMELQVVTNSLAVAEKLAHVTEIEVHLLGGRLLPNQAVLLGDNTTRAAGFHQYDLALLGAEAMDETGVWNSAANVVELQVAVIGQAKRHALCMDGRKLGRRAPTLLAEWDALDMLICELPLADVTATGADVAEKNYLQA; translated from the coding sequence GTGCCCCGGGTGTCTCAGAGCGTGATCGACGAACGCCGGCAGGCGATGACGCTGCTGCTGCGCGATCGCGCCTATCTGCCGGTGGCGGAACTGTGCAAACGCTTCCGCATTTCCGAAGCGACGGCCAGGCGAGACCTGGAAGCGCTGTCGCGGCAGAAGTCGATCGTGCGCACCTTCGGTGGGGCGATGGCCGACTACGACCAGCGCTTCGCCCCTTTCGCCGACCGTTTGAAGGTGGCCGCAACCGCCAAGGCGCGCATCGCGGCGCGGGCGGTGGAACTGATCGAGTCTGGGATGACGATCTTCCTGGATGCCGGCACCACGCTCTTCACGGTGGCGGATCTGCTGCGCAAGCGACCGATGGAACTGCAGGTGGTCACCAACAGCTTGGCCGTCGCCGAGAAGCTGGCACACGTGACGGAGATCGAGGTCCATCTGCTGGGCGGGCGGTTGCTGCCGAACCAGGCCGTGCTATTGGGCGACAACACCACGCGGGCGGCAGGGTTCCATCAGTACGACCTGGCGCTGCTGGGGGCCGAGGCGATGGATGAGACCGGCGTCTGGAACAGCGCGGCCAACGTGGTTGAACTGCAAGTGGCCGTCATCGGGCAGGCAAAGCGACACGCGCTCTGTATGGACGGCCGTAAACTCGGCCGGCGGGCGCCGACGCTGCTGGCGGAGTGGGACGCGCTGGACATGCTTATCTGCGAACTGCCGTTGGCGGACGTGACGGCCACCGGCGCGGACGTGGCGGAGAAGAACTACCTGCAGGCGTGA